GAAAGTTTCCAGAAACGTGAAACCCTTGTGTGACCTCACAAAGTTCTGTAATTCAATGATCTGCCTCATATTTTTAAGGTGCATCggtgaaagaaaacagttttgagAGACGAGCATAACTCTGCATCTCAGATAACCCAGTGAGCCCACACTGGGTGCCACCATTAATTGTTCTGAGGCCAGGGCATTGGCTTATTTATCCATCACTGATTAATTAAACATTAACTGTCCTCTGCCACAAGGACTTCCAACagagaattatttgttttttggtAATGAGGAAAACGAAAGGGCTGATGATGGCATAGCCATTGGCCACAAGAATCTGGATGCAGTAGATATTTGGGTCACTGTTCCTCATAAATCGGAAAGAGGAGACAGTGCAGTCCAAACTGAACAATACCACAAAAGACCACAGAAACAGCAGAATGACCCTTGTGGCCCTCAGCTCTGGGGAGGCTCGTAGAGAAAGACTGGTGTCATGGAGGTGCTGGGACTGCCTCTTGTGCCTGCACAGGAGGGTCACCATGTAGCCACTCGAGAGGGCCATGAGCCCTATAAGGGAGACATCCCGGAAAGTCACCAGTGTGGGAAACAGCTGACTGAAGGAGTAACTCAAAGGCAAAAAGGAGCAGGATTCAGTGACGTACAGTAGGCTGCTTGATGTCAAATTGGGGGTGGCAATGATGGTAAATACTAGGTGAATGCTGATAGTGCAATAGCAGGCCCACAGGAGAAGGAGGGAGCCCAGGCTATGATGGGAGGGTATCCGTTTGAATTTTGCTAGACAGGAGCTACTGTGGCTGAGGATGATGGCCTGTTGGACACTCAGCAGGCAGGTGGTGCACATGGACAGACCTCGCAGCACCCGGTAAATATAGAAAATTGATTTACATATGACATCATCCCAGAAATCTTGGGACCCAAACGTGTCTCTAGCAATGAAACTCATGGTGATCAACATCAGTAAGTGAGTCAGAGTCAAGAGAGCAATGGTCAGGTCGATGGGCTTGGGCTTGTGttggagaaagaatgagaggaagtgggagagaagtATGAATGCATTGGTTGAAATTCCAATGCCAATTTCACAGAAAAAGATGTTCCTTAGGTCGATATTATTATAAAATTTGCT
This Ochotona princeps isolate mOchPri1 chromosome 21, mOchPri1.hap1, whole genome shotgun sequence DNA region includes the following protein-coding sequences:
- the LOC101517304 gene encoding vomeronasal type-1 receptor 90-like, whose translation is MKNSKFYNNIDLRNIFFCEIGIGISTNAFILLSHFLSFFLQHKPKPIDLTIALLTLTHLLMLITMSFIARDTFGSQDFWDDVICKSIFYIYRVLRGLSMCTTCLLSVQQAIILSHSSSCLAKFKRIPSHHSLGSLLLLWACYCTISIHLVFTIIATPNLTSSSLLYVTESCSFLPLSYSFSQLFPTLVTFRDVSLIGLMALSSGYMVTLLCRHKRQSQHLHDTSLSLRASPELRATRVILLFLWSFVVLFSLDCTVSSFRFMRNSDPNIYCIQILVANGYAIISPFVFLITKKQIILCWKSLWQRTVNV